A stretch of Aedes aegypti strain LVP_AGWG chromosome 2, AaegL5.0 Primary Assembly, whole genome shotgun sequence DNA encodes these proteins:
- the LOC5577960 gene encoding uncharacterized protein LOC5577960: MLKIVCLFAVLAVALADVRPVPLSAVPVPHPRALTEPSTAHESEKPVNKESQVQDASSDMDKAETFGFGYHKHIYAAPHYYGGYYGGYHGGYGGYHGGYYPYYGNHYGYPYYY, from the exons atgttgaag ATCGTGTGCTTGTTTGCTGTTCTTGCGGTAGCGTTAGCAGATGTGCGGCCTGTTCCACTCAGTGCAGTTCCAGTACCACATCCTCGAGCTCTGACTGAACCTTCGACGGCACATGAAAGCGAAAAACCAGTTAACAAGGAGTCCCAAGTACAAGATGCCTCGAGCGACATGGACAAAGCGGAAACATTTGGCTTCGGATATCACAAGCATATCTATGCTGCACCTCATTACTATGGAGGATATTACGGTGGATACCACGGAGGATATGGAGGATATCATGGTGGATACTACCCATACTACGGAAATCATTATGGATATCCGTACTATTACTAA
- the LOC5577961 gene encoding uncharacterized protein LOC5577961 isoform X2 has protein sequence MPSSLLKSRLSFKNSISRLKMLKIVCLFAVLAVATADVRQVPSSAIPNRPGAMAVPIQHPRVLVPPMTGHENEKPEAPVSSDMQQSQDASGDMDKAETFGFGYHKHYYIAPRYYGAYYPYYGHHYGYPYYY, from the exons ATGCCATCATCATTATTGAAGTCACGTCtctctttcaaaaattcaatctcTCGGTTAAAAATGTTGAAG ATCGTTTGCTTGTTCGCTGTTCTGGCCGTGGCAACTGCTGATGTGAGGCAAGTGCCATCTAGCGCTATCCCAAATCGTCCTGGAGCTATGGCAGTTCCGATACAGCATCCTCGAGTATTAGTGCCGCCAATGACAGGACACGAAAACGAGAAACCAGAAGCACCAGTAAGCAGCGACATGCAGCAGTCACAAGATGCCTCTGGTGACATGGATAAGGCCGAAACGTTTGGCTTCGGATATCACAAACATTATTACATTGCACCACGATACTATGGAGCATACTATCCATACTACGGACATCATTACGGATATCCTTACTACTACTGA
- the LOC5577962 gene encoding uncharacterized protein LOC5577962: MLKIVCLFAVLAVATADVRQVPSNAMPNRPVVMAAPTQYPRALVPPMAGHENEKPAAPVSSDMQQSQDASGDMDKAETFGFGYHKHYYIAPRYYGRYYGGYYPYYGHHYGYPYYY, encoded by the exons atgttGAAG ATTGTTTGCTTGTTCGCTGTTCTGGCCGTGGCAACTGCTGATGTAAGGCAAGTGCCATCTAACGCTATGCCGAATCGTCCTGTAGTTATGGCAGCTCCAACCCAGTATCCTCGAGCACTAGTTCCGCCAATGGCAGGACATGAAAACGAGAAACCAGCAGCACCAGTAAGCAGCGACATGCAGCAGTCACAAGATGCCTCTGGTGACATGGATAAGGCCGAAACGTTCGGCTTTGGATATCACAAACATTATTACATTGCACCACGATACTATGGCAGATATTATGGAGGATACTATCCATACTACGGGCATCACTACGGATATCCTTACTACTACTGA
- the LOC110676145 gene encoding uncharacterized protein LOC110676145, with the protein MMKVIATVLLISVLAAHAKPTSVDESLDAPVADLVQSSLAVAEQDPKVEAIKEADVEMSDQNKEAMENAETFGFGYYKTFYPRVYIPSYPVVHQYAYPVVHHYPGYVHYY; encoded by the exons ATGATGAAG GTTATTGCTACTGTTCTGCTTATCTCCGTGCTTGCCGCTCATGCCAAGCCCACTAGCGTGGATGAATCGTTGGATGCCCCGGTTGCTGATCTGGTTCAAAGTAGCCTGGCCGTTGCTGAACAGGATCCAAAAGTGGAAGCCATCAAAGAAGCTGATGTTGAAATGAGCGACCAGAACAAGGAAGCTATGGAAAATGCCGAAACTTTCGGATTTGGATACTACAAGACGTTCTATCCACGTGTCTACATTCCGTCCTACCCAGTTGTGCACCAGTACGCATATCCTGTAGTCCACCATTATCCAGGATATGTGCACTATTACTAG